A genomic window from Xyrauchen texanus isolate HMW12.3.18 chromosome 15, RBS_HiC_50CHRs, whole genome shotgun sequence includes:
- the scnm1 gene encoding sodium channel modifier 1 → MSFKREGDDQSQLNILKKRRVADLLSNFIPDDEAALLKNGRYTCTVCSHRPVFDTVDMLTVHRKGKRHLEGMIWFYGKKNKLQCEIDKRRHQDYVKAEDDHQEPSSSAPLLTQTRKITHHALLRTAPYSSCHKKASERSESSGYGQEDIYCQVNKITSACNHEPTIISTSTADTKSATSTTVHQDQTEGKGETTKRKKGSKTVNSTECEPLTEQRRRELESYLKLKSSGWLQDRSGKWVKDENVEFDSDEEEPALLPPCGESS, encoded by the exons AAACGTCGTGTTGCAGATCTTCTATCTAACTTCATTCCAGATGATGAAGCTGCTTTATTGAAAAATGGAAG ATATACCTGCACTGTGTGTTCTCACCGTCCTGTGTTCGACACTGTTGATATGCTCACGGTACACAGGAAGGGAAAGCGGCACCTTGAAG GAATGATATGGTTTTATGGCAAAAAGAATAAACTGCAGTGTGAAATTGATAAAAGAAGGCATCAAGACTATGTCAAAGCAGAAGATGATCATCAG GAACCATCGAGTTCAGCTCCTCTACTCACCCAAACACGTAAAATCACCCATCATGCCTTACTCAGAACTGCTCCATACAGTAGCTGTCATAAGAAGGCCAG TGAACGATCTGAATCCTCTGGATATGGCCAAGAGGACATATATTGTCAAGTCAACAAGATCACCTCAGCATGTAACCATGAACCTACTATTATTAGCACATCAACTGCTGACACAAAATCAGCCACCAGCACAACAG TCCATCAGGACCAGACTGAAGGGAAAGGAGagacaacaaaaaggaaaaaaggatCCAAAACTGTGAACTCCACTGAATGTGAGCCTCTAACAGAGCAGAGACGTAGGGAACTGGAAAGCTACCTTAAATTAAAGAG TTCCGGGTGGTTGCAGGACAGAAGTGGTAAATGGGTAAAAGATGAGAATGTCGAGTTTGACTCCGATGAAGAAGAACCAGCTCTGTTGCCTCCTTGCGGTGAATCATCATAG
- the LOC127655968 gene encoding tropomodulin-4-like, translated as MSKSDPRDIDEDAILRGLSAEELDLLECELQEMDPENAMLPAGFRQRDHTKKSPTGPFDRFALMDYLEKEAIEHKDRDDLVPFTGEKRGKTFVPKRGAGQIPKEEQITLEPELEEALRNATDAEMCDIAAILGMYTLMSNKQYYDALNTTGSIANTEGINSVVKPDVYKEYPDELPNDTDVEDTLCCIQQNDNRLTEVNLNNIPDIPIPTLKEIFEAMKHNTHVVSLSIAGTRSNDPVAYAVAEMLQTNTTLQMLNIESNFITAQGMMGIIKALGENSTLTEIKIDNQRQKLGDSVEMEIASMLENNPSIIKFGYHFTQQGPRARAAIAITRNNDVLRQQRVR; from the exons ATGTCGAAGAGCGATCCTCGAGACATTGACGAGGATGCCATCCTCAGGGGCCTCAGTGCTGAGGAGTTGGATCTGCTGGAGTGTGAACTGCAGGAAATGGACCCAGAG AACGCCATGCTCCCAGCTGGGTTCCGCCAGCGTGACCATACAAAGAAAAGTCCTACAGGCCCCTTCGATCGCTTCGCCCTAATGGATTACCTAgagaaggaggccatagaacacAAGGACAGAGATGACCTGGTGCCTTTTACAGGCGAAAAGAGAG GTAAAACATTTGTTCCTAAACGTGGTGCAGGACAAATCCCTAAGGAGGAACAGATCACTTTGGAACCTGAGCTTGAGGAGGCACTGAGGAATGCAACAGATGCTGAAATGTGTGACATTGCAG CCATCCTGGGGATGTACACACTCATGAGCAACAAGCAGTATTATGATGCCCTGAACACCACTGGCTCGATTGCCAACACAGAAGGCATCAACA GTGTGGTGAAACCAGATGTGTATAAGGAATATCCTGATGAACTGCCAAATGACACCGATGTGGAGGACACTCTTTGCTGCATCCAGCAAAATGACAACAGGTTGACAGAGGTTAACTTGAACAACATCCCG GACATTCCCATCCCAACTCTGAAAGAGATTTTTGAAGCCATGAAGCATAACACACACGTGGTGAGCCTCAGCATTGCTGGGACACGCAGTAATGATCCTGTGGCCTAT GCTGTAGCTGAGATGTTACAAACTAACACAACCCTGCAGATGCTCAACATTGAGTCTAATTTCATTACTGCACAAGGCATGATGGGCATCATCAAGGCACTGGGTGAGAACTCCACCCTGACCGAGATTAAGATCGATAACCAA AGACAGAAACTGGGTGATTCAGTTGAGATGGAGATTGCATCCATGTTGGAGAACAACCCCAGCATCATCAAGTTTGGCTATCACTTCACTCAGCAGGGTCCACGGGCAAGAGCTGCCATAGCCATCACCAGAAACAACGACGTTC TTCGTCAGCAGAGAGTAAGATGA
- the LOC127655945 gene encoding vacuolar protein sorting-associated protein 72 homolog isoform X1: MSLAFSRAPRKTAGNRMSRLLDAEEEDEFYKTTYGGFHDESGDEEYKGDLSETEDEVDSDFDIDEGDEPDSELEEDGPRRKSRVVTKAYKEPVKVVKQKPKPRKPTELPRRIDKTKINKYNPPELQEDISKNRKSVRQSTTEHTRLTYLRLQERQVAPRRRKGTRHERPLTQAELLAEAKVTAEINLRSLENYERLEAKKKRQVHMKRQCVGSVIRYQSVLMPLVSDVSLKEENVDVEGLDQDAQQNPGSQPTQASSQSDSILTKHSALSNAAAVNASVPPGAAKCSRTYITFSDDETFQRFFSHSQAPRIPTQEVCPVTHKPALYRDPITDIPYANVQAFRIIREAYKKYVAAHGLPCTGTTTPTETTAKNLRQKIIIKQGM; this comes from the exons ATGAGTTTAGCTTTCAGCAGGGCTCCCCGGAAGACTGCGGGCAACCGCATGTCCAGACTGCTGGATGCAGAAGAGGAGGATGAGTTCTACAAGACCACCTATGGAGGATTTCACGAT GAATCAGGTGATGAGGAGTATAAAGGCGACCTGTCTGAAACAGAGGATGAGGTGGACAGCGACTTTGACATTGATGAAGGTGATGAACCCGACAGCGAGCTGGAAGAGGATGGACCACGGAGGAAGAGCAGAGTGGTGACCAAAGCTTACAAG GAGCCAGTTAAAGTGGTAAAACAGAAACCAAAACCACGTAAACCGACTGAGCTGCCCAGAAGGATAGACAAGACAAAGATTAACAAATACAATCCCCCTGAACTACAAGAGGACATCAGCAAGA ACAGGAAGTCGGTTCGTCAGTCCACAACTGAACACACACGACTGACATACCTAAGGCTGCAAGAAAGACAGGTTGCTCCCCGCCGAAGGAAAGGTACGAGACATGAGCGACCTTTGACCCAGGCTGAACTTTTGGCAGAGGCCAAGGTCACAGCAGAGATTAATCTCCGATCACTGG aAAATTATGAGCGTTTGGAGGCCAAAAAGAAGAGACAGGTCCATATGAAGCGTCAGTGTGTGGGTTCTGTTATCCGGTATCAATCTGTGCTAATGCCCCTGGTGTCTGATGTCAGTCTCAAAGAGGAGAATGTGGATGTGGAGGG GTTGGACCAAGATGCCCAGCAGAATCCAGGCTCCCAGCCTACACAAGCTTCTTCTCAATCAGACTCAATCCTTACTAAACATAGTGCCCTATCCAATGCAGCTGCAGTAAACGCTTCTGTGCCACCAGGGGCTGCCAAATGCTCCCGCACCTACATCACATTCAGTGATGATGAAACCTTCCAGCGCTTTTTCTCCCATTCCCAGGCTCCTCGCATACCTACCCAAGAGGTGTGCCCTGTTACCCATAAGCCTGCGCTCTACCGAGACCCCATCACAGACATTCCATACGCTAATGTACAGGCATTTAGGATAATCCGGGAGGCCTATAAAAAGTATGTGGCTGCTCACGGGCTGCCCTGCACTGGCACTACAACCCCAACTGAGACCACTGCAAAGAATCTACGCCAGAAGATCATTATTAAACAAGGCATGTAG
- the LOC127655945 gene encoding vacuolar protein sorting-associated protein 72 homolog isoform X2 has translation MSLAFSRAPRKTAGNRMSRLLDAEEEDEFYKTTYGGFHDESGDEEYKGDLSETEDEVDSDFDIDEGDEPDSELEEDGPRRKSRVVTKAYKEPVKVVKQKPKPRKPTELPRRIDKTKINKYNPPELQEDISKNRKSVRQSTTEHTRLTYLRLQERQVAPRRRKENYERLEAKKKRQVHMKRQCVGSVIRYQSVLMPLVSDVSLKEENVDVEGLDQDAQQNPGSQPTQASSQSDSILTKHSALSNAAAVNASVPPGAAKCSRTYITFSDDETFQRFFSHSQAPRIPTQEVCPVTHKPALYRDPITDIPYANVQAFRIIREAYKKYVAAHGLPCTGTTTPTETTAKNLRQKIIIKQGM, from the exons ATGAGTTTAGCTTTCAGCAGGGCTCCCCGGAAGACTGCGGGCAACCGCATGTCCAGACTGCTGGATGCAGAAGAGGAGGATGAGTTCTACAAGACCACCTATGGAGGATTTCACGAT GAATCAGGTGATGAGGAGTATAAAGGCGACCTGTCTGAAACAGAGGATGAGGTGGACAGCGACTTTGACATTGATGAAGGTGATGAACCCGACAGCGAGCTGGAAGAGGATGGACCACGGAGGAAGAGCAGAGTGGTGACCAAAGCTTACAAG GAGCCAGTTAAAGTGGTAAAACAGAAACCAAAACCACGTAAACCGACTGAGCTGCCCAGAAGGATAGACAAGACAAAGATTAACAAATACAATCCCCCTGAACTACAAGAGGACATCAGCAAGA ACAGGAAGTCGGTTCGTCAGTCCACAACTGAACACACACGACTGACATACCTAAGGCTGCAAGAAAGACAGGTTGCTCCCCGCCGAAGGAAAG aAAATTATGAGCGTTTGGAGGCCAAAAAGAAGAGACAGGTCCATATGAAGCGTCAGTGTGTGGGTTCTGTTATCCGGTATCAATCTGTGCTAATGCCCCTGGTGTCTGATGTCAGTCTCAAAGAGGAGAATGTGGATGTGGAGGG GTTGGACCAAGATGCCCAGCAGAATCCAGGCTCCCAGCCTACACAAGCTTCTTCTCAATCAGACTCAATCCTTACTAAACATAGTGCCCTATCCAATGCAGCTGCAGTAAACGCTTCTGTGCCACCAGGGGCTGCCAAATGCTCCCGCACCTACATCACATTCAGTGATGATGAAACCTTCCAGCGCTTTTTCTCCCATTCCCAGGCTCCTCGCATACCTACCCAAGAGGTGTGCCCTGTTACCCATAAGCCTGCGCTCTACCGAGACCCCATCACAGACATTCCATACGCTAATGTACAGGCATTTAGGATAATCCGGGAGGCCTATAAAAAGTATGTGGCTGCTCACGGGCTGCCCTGCACTGGCACTACAACCCCAACTGAGACCACTGCAAAGAATCTACGCCAGAAGATCATTATTAAACAAGGCATGTAG